From one Caldithrix abyssi DSM 13497 genomic stretch:
- a CDS encoding sigma factor-like helix-turn-helix DNA-binding protein → MKLEVVKRNIETLSETFEEQLEQKTKKLETLLKNFNPDLCFLKIDLQADEKNRIYTTYLKLDLRSKVLKAKKSGNTLQASANEAFKALFREVKKYKEFLRREPEYRRKRFAESAKTSVSPLQLDEGVKSVYSDLIQSILHKLINFTRRELLARDLFKENDPSGALVKEIIDEAIANVGSEIGTQFNKREARRKLYKEIIKIIDQKIKGEHKRPLSLEKEVYEIDEENFFEYYQPDESLRMEDILPGVKWPEEQEELKLSLQEILEELPEDLRQAFTLTQMNDFSYEEVAMIQDKPVEQIKEEVEKARKIIQEKLTVDAL, encoded by the coding sequence ATGAAGCTGGAAGTGGTTAAAAGGAACATTGAAACGCTGAGCGAGACGTTTGAGGAGCAGTTGGAGCAGAAGACAAAGAAACTGGAAACGCTTCTTAAAAATTTTAACCCGGATCTTTGTTTTTTAAAGATCGACCTGCAAGCCGATGAAAAAAACAGAATCTACACCACCTATTTAAAACTTGATTTGCGGAGTAAGGTTTTAAAGGCAAAGAAAAGCGGGAATACGCTGCAGGCATCGGCTAATGAAGCGTTTAAAGCCTTATTCAGAGAGGTTAAAAAATACAAAGAATTTTTGCGCCGCGAACCGGAGTATCGCAGAAAGCGATTTGCCGAATCGGCTAAGACCAGTGTTTCGCCCCTGCAATTGGATGAAGGCGTAAAAAGCGTTTACAGCGATTTAATCCAAAGCATTTTGCATAAACTAATCAACTTTACAAGAAGAGAACTGCTGGCGCGCGATCTTTTTAAAGAAAACGATCCTTCTGGCGCCCTGGTTAAAGAGATCATTGATGAAGCCATTGCCAATGTGGGATCGGAAATCGGCACCCAGTTCAACAAAAGGGAAGCGCGCCGCAAACTATACAAAGAGATCATAAAAATCATCGATCAAAAAATAAAAGGAGAACATAAGCGCCCGCTTTCTCTGGAAAAAGAAGTTTATGAAATAGATGAAGAGAATTTCTTTGAATACTACCAGCCAGATGAAAGCCTGCGCATGGAGGACATTTTGCCGGGCGTAAAATGGCCCGAAGAGCAGGAAGAATTAAAACTGAGTTTACAGGAAATACTGGAAGAACTACCGGAGGATTTACGGCAGGCTTTTACCCTGACGCAAATGAACGATTTTTCCTATGAAGAAGTGGCCATGATTCAGGACAAACCTGTCGAACAGATTAAGGAAGAAGTGGAAAAAGCGCGAAAAATCATCCAGGAAAAATTGACCGTTGACGCGTTGTAA
- a CDS encoding tetratricopeptide repeat protein has translation MKLKQIFILFLVSIITSCSHLSRESLNGHLDDAQSHYLTGQRFLQQEEWVQAEIEFRKALDIKPGYAPALDGLAQLALQKNDLARAENWLNQIPETQSGWLPAYLTRARLKFKQGEYQKSLSQLKRIEDRVEQLRLDSLRVEIAALKLRNLIRLRRWTEARELITKFGAHLASNGGVEKLAILPQEIEQIINTLPSEFSHLIFKKAVSRAELAEIIAEWCPPAGDVPLSLWEYDPPISFQAIRDLPTDKKEASAIRKVLGWHIMWAFPDGRFYPRDYVTRGELAIVLQRLLAADQLNLRAMREKRVDYPDVPLNTPLWKAIRELSIYRLMVPEQSKRFRPEKKVSGMEVIRAFQKLKCL, from the coding sequence ATGAAATTAAAACAGATTTTCATTCTCTTCTTAGTCTCAATTATCACTTCCTGTAGTCATCTTTCCCGTGAATCTTTAAATGGCCATTTAGATGACGCACAAAGCCATTATTTAACCGGCCAGCGTTTTTTACAGCAGGAGGAATGGGTTCAAGCCGAAATAGAGTTCCGTAAGGCGCTGGATATAAAACCCGGCTATGCGCCCGCCTTAGATGGTTTAGCGCAACTGGCCTTACAAAAAAACGATCTTGCTCGGGCGGAAAACTGGCTGAATCAAATTCCAGAAACACAAAGCGGCTGGTTGCCTGCCTATTTAACAAGAGCGCGTTTAAAATTTAAACAGGGCGAATATCAAAAGAGCCTTTCGCAACTTAAAAGAATAGAAGATAGAGTAGAGCAACTTAGGCTGGACTCTTTGCGTGTAGAGATTGCCGCACTAAAGCTACGCAATTTGATCCGTTTGCGACGATGGACGGAAGCCCGGGAGCTGATTACTAAATTCGGTGCGCATCTGGCGAGTAACGGCGGAGTGGAAAAGCTGGCCATTTTACCGCAGGAGATAGAGCAAATTATTAATACGCTCCCTTCCGAATTTAGCCATTTAATTTTTAAAAAGGCCGTTAGCCGCGCCGAACTGGCAGAGATTATTGCTGAATGGTGTCCACCAGCAGGCGATGTTCCTTTAAGTTTGTGGGAATACGATCCGCCTATTTCCTTTCAGGCCATTCGGGATTTACCCACGGACAAAAAGGAGGCCTCTGCCATTCGTAAAGTTTTAGGCTGGCATATTATGTGGGCTTTTCCTGATGGTCGTTTTTACCCCAGAGACTATGTTACGCGGGGAGAATTAGCCATTGTGTTACAGCGTTTGCTGGCGGCCGACCAACTTAATTTAAGGGCGATGAGGGAAAAGCGAGTGGATTACCCTGATGTGCCATTGAATACGCCTTTGTGGAAGGCCATCCGCGAGCTTAGTATTTACCGTTTAATGGTCCCGGAACAGAGTAAAAGGTTCAGGCCGGAAAAAAAAGTAAGCGGTATGGAAGTAATCAGGGCTTTCCAGAAATTAAAGTGCTTATGA
- a CDS encoding glycosyltransferase, with protein sequence MDWLLVITLFLAFFYLGLTIALSLFPAPSALAESSKLRVAVLIAMRNEENFIGDCLAALEKQTYPAGLYDVFVLNDGSTDHSPMIARQFAHRNANFHLIEIKDHYAGLRGKMNVLAQGLQKIDHPLVLITDADCVVSQTWIERMTRYFSPEVGMVGGFTSLFPFGKLMITQPEHSFFARIQALDWAYLQAMAALNSNAGKPISILGNNFAFRLEAYRQVGGFERIGFSVTEDFALMEAIRKQTQWKIIHTIDPLNAVYSHPLPDFKSFFQQRLRWIAGGKKMRPWGYFVTLFSAVTHLTTLIALFFNFTYWAVWLAPTFLMAADFFVLFAALKKLNLRQLLKYFPGFEMFYFFYLIVFSVLSAAPLKVEWKGRRHS encoded by the coding sequence ATGGATTGGTTGTTAGTTATCACTTTATTTCTTGCGTTTTTCTACCTTGGTCTCACAATCGCGCTCAGTCTTTTTCCCGCGCCCTCTGCGCTGGCGGAATCGTCAAAATTACGCGTGGCCGTTTTAATCGCCATGCGTAACGAGGAAAATTTTATCGGCGATTGCCTGGCCGCCCTTGAAAAGCAAACTTACCCCGCTGGTCTTTACGATGTTTTTGTGCTGAACGACGGCTCAACCGACCATTCCCCGATGATTGCCAGACAATTTGCCCACCGGAATGCCAATTTTCATCTAATCGAAATTAAAGATCACTACGCCGGCTTGCGGGGTAAAATGAATGTCCTGGCGCAGGGATTGCAAAAGATTGACCATCCGCTCGTTTTGATTACCGATGCCGATTGCGTGGTTTCCCAAACCTGGATTGAGCGTATGACGCGTTATTTTTCGCCTGAGGTGGGAATGGTCGGAGGCTTTACCAGCCTGTTTCCTTTTGGGAAGCTGATGATCACGCAACCCGAACATTCTTTTTTTGCGCGCATTCAGGCATTGGACTGGGCCTACCTGCAAGCAATGGCCGCTCTGAACAGCAACGCCGGCAAACCCATCAGTATTCTGGGCAATAATTTTGCCTTTCGTCTGGAAGCCTATCGGCAGGTGGGCGGATTTGAGCGGATCGGTTTTTCGGTTACCGAAGATTTTGCCCTGATGGAAGCCATCCGCAAACAAACGCAGTGGAAGATCATTCACACCATTGATCCACTGAATGCTGTTTACAGCCATCCTCTGCCCGATTTTAAAAGTTTTTTTCAGCAACGACTGCGCTGGATCGCCGGCGGTAAAAAGATGCGCCCCTGGGGTTATTTTGTTACTCTCTTCTCCGCGGTAACGCACCTAACGACGTTAATCGCGCTGTTTTTTAATTTCACATATTGGGCGGTGTGGCTTGCCCCGACATTTTTAATGGCAGCCGATTTTTTTGTGCTGTTTGCCGCTTTAAAAAAATTGAATCTGCGTCAATTGCTTAAATATTTTCCGGGCTTTGAAATGTTCTACTTTTTTTACCTGATCGTGTTCAGTGTGTTAAGCGCCGCGCCGCTTAAGGTGGAGTGGAAAGGACGCCGCCATTCATAA